A single genomic interval of Malania oleifera isolate guangnan ecotype guangnan chromosome 11, ASM2987363v1, whole genome shotgun sequence harbors:
- the LOC131167907 gene encoding uncharacterized protein LOC131167907 has protein sequence MGSSSPDDFLVVVLASDLGMDARPFLTPSERGTEEPEEPQENWQDCPSYLADEDFSDLDFLQFACAQGSDRCGNRILRIVGKFFPASVVSGERLKKYIFHKIFSEFPEGPFCIVYMHSTVQKDDNSPGMTMLRWIYEELPSDFKDRLQVVYFIHPGLRSRVLFATVGRFFLSGGLYWKIKYISRLQYLWDDIKKGEVDIPEFVKNHDDILEHRPLTDYGIEPDPLHLTEIPLTAYTFGRYEERWISRDCTS, from the exons ATGGGGAGTTCATCGCCCGATGATTTTTTGGTGGTGGTGTTGGCATCTGATCTGGGTATGGATGCTCGGCCCTTCTTAACCCCATCTGAAAGAGGAACGGAAGAACCTGAAGAGCCTCAAGAGAACTGGCAAGACTGTCCCTCTTACCTCGCTGACGAAGACTTCTCCGATCTTGATTTCCTACAGTTCGCCTGCGCCCAAGGCTCCGACAGATGTGGTAACCGTATACTGCGCATCGTAGGGAAGTTCTTCCCAG CTTCTGTTGTCAGTGGGGAACGgctgaaaaaatatatatttcacaAAATATTCAGTGAGTTTCCAGAAGGACCATTCTGCATTGTTTACATGCATAGCACTGTGCAGAAGGATGACAACTCTCCTGGCATGACCATGCTGCGGTGGATATATGAAGAACTTCCGTCTGACTTCAAAGACAGGCTTCAAGTTGTGTACTTCATACATCCTGGGCTGCGCTCAAGGGTTCTTTTTGCCACCGTTGGTCGTTTCTTCTTAAGTGGAGG TCTCTACTGGAAAATAAAGTACATTAGCCGCCTGCAATACCTTTGGGATGACATAAAGAAGGGAGAGGTTGATATCCCCGAATTTGTGAAAAATCATGATGATATTCTTGAGCATAGACCGCTGACAGACTATGGAATCGAACCAGACCCGCTTCACTTAACAGAGATTCCATTGACAGCCTATACGTTTGGGAGGTATGAAGAGAGATGGATATCTAGGGATTGCACATCTTAA